CAGCACGGGTCTCGGGCTGGCGATCGTGGCCGCGGTGGTTGCTGCTCACCACGGAGAGGTTACTGTCGACAGCCGGCCTGGTCATACGGAGTTCCGCGTTGTCCTGCCGCTCGCGCCCGGCGCCGCCCGCGCCTGACTGGTGCCAATCGCACCTTGCGGGGCCGGTGGCAGGTGCGAATGGCGCTAGTGTTCGCGGAACGTGGGTTGTTCGTGTCGGTGAGGCGGCGCATCCGCTGGCTGGATCGCTTCGCGGCACCTGTTTTGTCACGCGGCACTGGTTTAGACGAGTGCCGCATGTCAAAACGAGTGCCGCGCGAGGGGTTTCCGGTGCGGAGCGGCCGCAGGGGTGCGGTCTGGCAGGGGCTGCGGCGTGCCCGCGTGGAGGGAGTGTGCGGGGCGTGGCCGACGCATCCGCTGGCTAAATCGCCCCGCGGCACGCGTTTTGTCGCGCGGCACTCGTTCAGACGAGTGCCACGTGGCCAGATGAGTGCCGCGCGTGAAACGGGCGGGCTGAGACCCGGTCGGCTGGCTGCTCGTTGGGGAGAAATGACTCAGGCGACCCGATACCAGTTCAGTCGCGCGCCAGATTCAGCAGCGTGTCGAGTAGAACATTGGCGCCGTTCTCGACGTCCGACCACGCCGTTTTCTCTTCGGGGCAGTGGCTGCGTCCGTCAATGCTCGGCACGAAGATCATGCCTGTCGGTGCCAGCTGAGCCATGTTCTGTGAGTCATGCCCTGCGCCCGAGGGCAGCGCGCTGTGAGACAGGCCACGGGCCGTCGCTGCTGCGGCGATCACAGTTTGGATACCGTTGTCCAGAAGTACCGGTGGAATAGTGGTTTCAAAGTCGAACTCCGCCTGAACTCCATAACGCAGCGCGATGTCTTGGGCGGCAGCCACGATGCCCGCCTCCAGGGCGCTCACGAGGTGGGTCTCAGCCTCCCGAAAGTCGACCGTTACCCGCGCTGCGCCTGGAACGACGTTGGCGCTTCCGGGCTCAACCGTGACGATGCCCGACGTCACGACAGCATTAGCGCTGACGTTGGCGGCGACCTCCGGAAGCGCTACCAGGAGTGCGCCAGCGGCGGTCAGCGCATTCTGACGCCGGTCCATCGGGGTGGTTCCGGCGTGGTCCGCCCTACCCAGAAACGAGACCACGCCGCCGCCGAGTGCCACTATGCCCGTCACCACACCGATGTCGTGCCCGAGCTGCTCCAGGAAGGGGCCCTGCTCAATGTGGAGCTCGACGGTCGCGTGTAGCATCGCCGGATTCAGCTTCGTGTTCGCCGCGGCATCGAGGTCGCCACCGGCCGCTGAAAACGTGTCGACGAAACGGTCGCCATCCCGGCCGGTTAGTGCCTCAAGCTCGGCGCGTGAGAACCCCCGTGCCAGAGCACTAGACCCGAACAGGTGCGCGTAGTTCCCTTCCTCGTCCGTAAACATGATGGCCCGCACCGGGCGGTCCAGGGTGGGGCGCTCTTCCTGGATGCGGCGCAGGCACTCCAAAGCGGCAAGCACGCCGAGGGAACCGTCGAAGTCACCACCGTTTGGGACGGTGTCGATGTGTGACCCTGACCAGACTGCGGGGCGGCCTGCCGTCTCGGCGTCGTAATCGGGTGACATGACGAAGTTGCCTATTCCGTCAGTATGTACCCTCAGCCCTGCTTCGGCGCAGCGCCGCAGTAACCATGCCCTAGCCTCACTATCTGCTGCCGAAAAGGAGGTTCTGTCGAGGCCCCCGCCCGGCCCGCGTCCAATCTGTGCGAGGGTCTCCAGATCGGCAATGAGGCGGGGACCGTTCACCGAGAGGCGGGCCGATGCGCCGGTCATGCGGTGCCGCCCAGGCTGCTGGCTGGCGCGCCAACCCTGGAGAGAATGGCAGTCAAGGCAGCCGTGAGTCCCGCAGCTAGAGCTGGTTCGGAGTCCGGTGCGAAGTGTGGGGAGTGATTTCCAGCGACTGTGTCTGACGCGTCGAGGGTATCGCGCGAGTACCCACCGAACATCCAATACACCGACGGTACCCCGATGGCTTCGGCCAGCAGCCCGAAGTCTTCGCTGCCCATCACGGGCGGTACGTCAAGGACGGCGTTGGCACCAAGTGTGCCGCGGAGCTCCGTAATAAGCTGTGCGGTCGATGCAGGGTCGTTGTAACACCTCGGGAAGGTGGAGAGCACCTCGATTGTGGGTTCGGGTGCACCGGATGCCTGTGCCTCGGCTCCGATGATCCGACGCGCGGAGTCCAATACGCGGGTACGCACGTCGCTATCGAAGGTGCGGACATTTAACGTGAATTCGGCCGTAGCGGGGATGATGTTTTCTTTCAGACCGCCATGGAATGTTCCGACCGTCAGTACCGCTGCCTGCATAGGGTGTACCTCCCGCGATACAACGGTCTGCAGCCGCACCACCATGTGCGCACCGAGCACGATCGGGTCGATGGACTGGTCAGGCTGGGACCCGTGGGCCTGGCGACCGTGCACGGTCACCTTCCAGGAGTCGGCCATTGCCATGGCTACTCCGCTGCTGATGTCGATGGTTCCGGCCAGGCCGGGCCAGACGTGCTGACCGTAGACGATCTCGGGGCGCGGGGCGCGGTCCCACAGGCCGTCTGTGAGCATCGCGATGGCTCCCGCCCCGGTTTCCTCTCCGGGCTGAAAAATGAAGACCACGGTTCCTGCCCGCGCAGAACGAGTGGTGGCCAGATGTTCGGCAGCGGTGAGGGCGACGGTCATATGCGTGTCGTGTCCGCAGCCGTGCATGGCAGGCACGTCAGTACCATTGGCCAGAGTGCCTCGGGCGACGCTCGCAAAGTCGAGCCCCGTTTCTTCTTCGATCGGGAGACCGTCGGTGTCTGCCCGGTAGGCCACGACCGGGCCCACGCCGTTACGAAGGACGCCAACGACCCCGGTCCCTCCGCAGGCGAATGTTTCCAGACCAAGCTCGTCGAGCCGTCGTGTCAGAAAGGCGGAGGTTTCAGTTTCTTGCATGGACAGCTCCGGGTGGGCGTGTAAGTAACGGTACAGCTCTTGCATTGCGAGGGTGGTTGTGGCGTCGGTAGGGGGCAAAGTAACAGTCATGACATTTCTTTCTTAGAGTCAGAATTGGCCCTGCTGCGCAGAAACCAGGCCAGTACAGCGGTGGTGACAACAGTGATGCCGGTGGCGAGGTTTGCGATTGTGGGAACGGCGGGAACGAGAATGAAGAAGACGAAGGCAGCCGTGCCGATGGCGATCAGAGTGACCCGGGGCTGCTTGAGCGACACGATCAGCTGCACAACCACCGCGCCGATGATGCTGGGGAAGATGTAGAGACGTGCCACGTCAGTGATCTCGGCCGGTACGATACTGACCAGCCACGAGCCGAGCAGACCAACGAACACCAGCATGAAGAAGACATGCACCATGGCAGCGCCGCAGATGGCCATCAGGGCCGAGAACTCACCGCGTTTGGTGCCAGCCTTAGCCTCGATCCACCGGTCTGCCTTGACTGATCGGCGTCACTGAATTCAGATCGTGGTTTTTGGTGGCGGGCAGGGCGAGGCTGCCGACCTTGCTGCCGGTGGTGTTCCAAGTCTTCGTTCGCCGGGTGGCTGGTGGTTAGGTGGCGGCGGTTTGCGGCGGGCCGCAGGCCGCCGCGAACGCGGTCGTCCATCCGGGTTTCCATGGCCAGTTGGCGGGGAGGTGCAGGGTGATCCTGCGTGCCGAGGTGGAGATGCGGGCGGGGATGCTGATGAGTTTGCGACGAATGGTGCCGCTGCGTGCCTTGCCGAGATCGCTGCCGGCCAGCGAACCAACGGCGCGCGAAAGGTTGAAGGCGATCGTGGCCAGCACGAGCCAGGCCGCGTTGGCCGTGAACACACCTGATGGCAGGTGCGCCAGCGCGCTGTCCTTAAGGTCGGCGTTAATCTGCTCGATGATGGCGTGCTGCCGGTGGGTCTGGTCCGCGGTGACAGTGTCCAGGTCGCTGGTGGTGAAGAACGCATGAAACCGATGCGTGTCAAACAGGGTCGGCTGCCCTTCGGTCGCCTTCTGATTCAGCTCCGGGATCCGGCGCACGACCAGGCGCCCCACGATGCGTTCGGCCTTCTTGCGCGAGCTGAAAGCGGTGAACACGACTTCCGCGACCTCGGCGGACGAGATCCACGCGCCGGTGGCCTCGTCCCGGATCGCATCGGTGTAGTTGATGGTCGTCCATTGGTCATCGGTGATCGTGCCGATGGCGCGCTTAACGGCCGGGTCCATGCGTGCCGTGATGGACACTTTTGCGCCAGCCCGGTGCGCGGCGGCGACGACCGCGTGCCCATAGAACGCGCTGTCCGCGCGCAGCAGCACCAGGCCGCCGGCCGTCTGGCTGCGGAGGCGTTTCACGGTGGCGAGGACATCCCCGACGAACTTTCCCGCGCCGCGCGGGGAACCGGCCGCGCCTTTCCGCAGTCGGGACCCGATGATGATCGGCGCCGCCTTGCGTGTGGAGACGATGCCGATCAGGGCGTTTAAACCGCGCACTCCGGAGTAGCCGTAACCGGAGCCTTGCTTCTGGTAACCGTGGACTTCCTTGATCGTGTCGTCGATGTCCACCAGCGCATAGTCGTCGATTCCCGTCACGATCGGGGTGTGTGCGGCGACGTTGACCAGCCACCGCCAGGCGACGGCGTCCAGCTGCCGGACGTGACCAAACGTGAACGACCGCAGGAACGACCCCAACGTCGACGGGGCATACGTCCCGACGAAGAGTTTCTTCATACCGCCGTGCCGCAGCAACGCCATGTCATCGATCGAATCGGCACCAGCGAGCATCCCCGCGACCAACGCGGTGACTTTCAACCCCGAGTTCGCGCCGAAGTACCCCGGCAAGGTCAGCCATGCATCGGCGAGGTCGCTGAGGCCGGTTTTCACCGCCAAGGCCATCGCGGGGACAAGCCCCGCGGACGACACGAGATTCGTGTCATCGAAGGTGGCTGACAAGCGGCTGGAACTGTGGAAAAGTTGCATCTACGAGATGCCTCTCGAATCGGTTGAAATGAACCCTAAGTAAGTTCTATTTTTCCTGATCCGAGTGGCATTCTCTGTTTAACGCGCCGCTACGACCCTAACTCGACCGGTGGATCGAGGCTTAGCGCCAATGGCGGACTGGGCGACCAATGCTGACGGGAGGAGCTTGTTGGCGATGTTGCCGATCATGAAGGCCTGGTACATCGCGGCCGGGCCGAGGATCGGATAGTACGTGATGGGTTCGACCACCCACAAGACGGAAAACACAGCGGCGACAGCTAGAAACGCCACCCAGACTTGCGTCTGGGTGATGCCAAGGTCTGCGAAGAGTACAAGGTAGAGCGGTGCAGCCAGAGACATCACCAATGCGGCGATCATGGTGAGGCGTCCCCAACGGGAAGTGGTGCGGTCGAAGGCTGCGAGGTCGGCGGATGCCGCAGTGAGCACAGTTGTGGAAGACATGTTGGCCTTTCTCTGGGTCCTGTGGTGAGGGTTAGGCGGGCGGCGTAAGGCCAGCGGTGTGGGCAGAGTAAGCAACGATCAGGCCGATCACAATGGAGAAGCCGAGTCCCCACTCGCGCAACCAGGCCTGGTTGAACCGTCGGGCTACGAACAGGCAGATTCCCATCACCGCAGCCGAGGTGAGGACGGTGAGGATGTGGACGGTTGTCTTGCCGAACTCCCCGATGCCAAGGCTGGCGAAGGCCCCGAGCAGGGCAGCGGCAGGGATGATAGCCATCAGGGTTGGGTTCACGCTCCGCAGGCGTGAGTCACCGCGCTTCAGTAACGGGGTGAGTATCAGGGTGGCAATCATCCACATCGCACCGGAGAGGCTCATCGCCATGAACGCGACGGCAAAGACACTCTGGGTGTAGCTCGAATCGCCGAGGGCGGCCCCCATGGTCGTGGCGGCAATGCTCGCGGAAGCGGTCTCGGTGGCAGCCGACCCGACAAGTCCCACTCGTACCAGCACCGCAGGGGTGCCAAACAAGCTGAGCAGAGCCACGCTGACCAAGACGACGGCCAGCGATGGGCCTATCGCGGCAACAGCCCCGGCTCGGAAGGAGGTTTTCAGCTCGCTCGGGCTGATGCCGGCTGCGGGCGCAGCAATCCGGGCAGCCCGCATATAAAC
This sequence is a window from Cryobacterium sp. CG_9.6. Protein-coding genes within it:
- a CDS encoding Zn-dependent hydrolase, with the translated sequence MTGASARLSVNGPRLIADLETLAQIGRGPGGGLDRTSFSAADSEARAWLLRRCAEAGLRVHTDGIGNFVMSPDYDAETAGRPAVWSGSHIDTVPNGGDFDGSLGVLAALECLRRIQEERPTLDRPVRAIMFTDEEGNYAHLFGSSALARGFSRAELEALTGRDGDRFVDTFSAAGGDLDAAANTKLNPAMLHATVELHIEQGPFLEQLGHDIGVVTGIVALGGGVVSFLGRADHAGTTPMDRRQNALTAAGALLVALPEVAANVSANAVVTSGIVTVEPGSANVVPGAARVTVDFREAETHLVSALEAGIVAAAQDIALRYGVQAEFDFETTIPPVLLDNGIQTVIAAAATARGLSHSALPSGAGHDSQNMAQLAPTGMIFVPSIDGRSHCPEEKTAWSDVENGANVLLDTLLNLARD
- a CDS encoding amidohydrolase, with translation MTVTLPPTDATTTLAMQELYRYLHAHPELSMQETETSAFLTRRLDELGLETFACGGTGVVGVLRNGVGPVVAYRADTDGLPIEEETGLDFASVARGTLANGTDVPAMHGCGHDTHMTVALTAAEHLATTRSARAGTVVFIFQPGEETGAGAIAMLTDGLWDRAPRPEIVYGQHVWPGLAGTIDISSGVAMAMADSWKVTVHGRQAHGSQPDQSIDPIVLGAHMVVRLQTVVSREVHPMQAAVLTVGTFHGGLKENIIPATAEFTLNVRTFDSDVRTRVLDSARRIIGAEAQASGAPEPTIEVLSTFPRCYNDPASTAQLITELRGTLGANAVLDVPPVMGSEDFGLLAEAIGVPSVYWMFGGYSRDTLDASDTVAGNHSPHFAPDSEPALAAGLTAALTAILSRVGAPASSLGGTA
- a CDS encoding IS1380 family transposase; amino-acid sequence: MQLFHSSSRLSATFDDTNLVSSAGLVPAMALAVKTGLSDLADAWLTLPGYFGANSGLKVTALVAGMLAGADSIDDMALLRHGGMKKLFVGTYAPSTLGSFLRSFTFGHVRQLDAVAWRWLVNVAAHTPIVTGIDDYALVDIDDTIKEVHGYQKQGSGYGYSGVRGLNALIGIVSTRKAAPIIIGSRLRKGAAGSPRGAGKFVGDVLATVKRLRSQTAGGLVLLRADSAFYGHAVVAAAHRAGAKVSITARMDPAVKRAIGTITDDQWTTINYTDAIRDEATGAWISSAEVAEVVFTAFSSRKKAERIVGRLVVRRIPELNQKATEGQPTLFDTHRFHAFFTTSDLDTVTADQTHRQHAIIEQINADLKDSALAHLPSGVFTANAAWLVLATIAFNLSRAVGSLAGSDLGKARSGTIRRKLISIPARISTSARRITLHLPANWPWKPGWTTAFAAACGPPQTAAT
- a CDS encoding DUF5058 family protein, which produces MITSLPSDPDSTDILAIANLPILWIFAVGVFAAIILQTIVYMRAARIAAPAAGISPSELKTSFRAGAVAAIGPSLAVVLVSVALLSLFGTPAVLVRVGLVGSAATETASASIAATTMGAALGDSSYTQSVFAVAFMAMSLSGAMWMIATLILTPLLKRGDSRLRSVNPTLMAIIPAAALLGAFASLGIGEFGKTTVHILTVLTSAAVMGICLFVARRFNQAWLREWGLGFSIVIGLIVAYSAHTAGLTPPA